Proteins from a single region of Lates calcarifer isolate ASB-BC8 linkage group LG19, TLL_Latcal_v3, whole genome shotgun sequence:
- the iars2 gene encoding isoleucine--tRNA ligase, mitochondrial isoform X3, translating to MLLCRVSAVSHALARWGRRSHLGGGLLHRALSFSSGRCHGVGSGESSAQPSETGSAQGLYRDTVLLPRTEFPMKLTGQKLLDRELEIQKECGFADLYSWQRERKAKKEFCLHDGPPYANGDPHVGHALNKILKDICNRFEMLRGRQVHYIPGWDCHGLPIELKALGELGTSGLSPLQIRQKAREFAEGAIARQKAAFQRWGVMADWDQCYYTFDGVYEAAQLKVFQEMHSKGLIYQDYKPIFWSPSSRTALAEAELEYNPEHVSRAIYATFPLVRLPPKIASEKADLESVSVLVWTTQPWTIPANEAVCYMPNAQYSVVKRADNSQLLLAATERIASMAALLGTELESVVTFTGSELEGGICKHPTIPDKEVPLLPANHVTMAKGTGMVHTAPAHGMDDYSVASQFKLPVECMVDEDGKFNDLAGPELQSLPVMREGTDKVISMLRDCGALVKEEPCVHSYPYDWRTKQPVVIRPSKQWFINTESLKDKAKEALQKVRVLPESAKGSLLVMLDRRTYWCISRQRSWGVPIPVFYHRDTGEALINKHTVSHIAKLFKEKNSDCWWELPIETLLPPEVLKQSKAGPVTDYIRGEDVLDIWFDSGASWAAVLEESDSRADAYVEGKDQIGGWFQSSLLTSIAVRNKAPYKSLVVHGFAVSEKGEKMSKSLGNVVDPDTIINGGKDPSMPAYGADVLRWWVAESNIFSEVQIGPTALNSARDSISKLRNTLKFLLGNLHGFDPLTQAVDPKEMHYIDQYMLHQLREYSIKVTDAYSEFDAGRVIRVLQAFISRDLSSFYFSIIKDRLYCDPEDSLGRRSCQTVLEEVLDGVIRSIAPILPHLAEEVYLHAPGHDKGETLFKSGWIKSSSVWRRPGLEEAVEGACAIRDSFLSSIPGKNAAQYDLTIAIEPGLLFELMESLQEEPSSTSSQLAELMMAARVNLTSELPRDLPPDAILNHGTFLINLEGGVIREDSAYNIAVVPTSASRCPRCRRYTAESADCMCPRCQAVVSQAH from the exons ATGCTGCTGTGCCGGGTTTCAGCAGTCAGCCATGCGCTTGCGAGATGGGGACGGAGGTCACACCTGGGAGGCGGCCTCCTCCACCGTGCTCTCTCCTTCAGCTCCGGCCGCTGTCATGGTGTCGGTTCAGGAGAAAGCAGCGCTCAGCCGTCAGAGACCGGTTCTGCTCAGGGACTGTATCGAGACACAGTGCTCCTTCCTCGGACTGAGTTCCCGATGAAACTGACCGGACAGAAGCTGCTGGACCGAGAACTGGAGATACAGAAG GAGTGTGGATTTGCAGATTTGTACTcttggcagagagagaggaaggccAAGAAGGAGTTCTGTCTTCATGATGGACCCCCATATGCTAATGGGGACCCTCATGTGGGACATGCACTCAATAAG ATCCTAAAGGACATCTGTAACCGGTTTGAAATGCTGAGAGGGCGACAGGTCCACTACATCCCAGGCTGGGACTGCCATGGCCTGCCCATCGAGCTGAAGGCTCTCGGAGAGCTGGGGACCAGCGGCCTCAGTCCGCTACAGATCAGACAGAAAG CACGGGAGTTTGCAGAGGGGGCCATAGCGCGTCAGAAGGCTGCTTTCCAGCGCTGGGGGGTGATGGCTGACTGGGACCAGTGCTATTACACTTTTGATGGGGTCTATGAGGCTGCTCAGCTGAAAGTTTTCCAGGAAATGCACAGCAAG GGGCTCATTTACCAGGACTATAAGCCAATCTTCTGGTCTCCTTCGTCAAG aaCGGCCctggcagaggcagagctggagtACAACCCTGAGCATGTGAGCAGAGCCATTTATGCCACCTTTCCTTTGGTCAGGCTGCCACCTAAGATAGCTTCAGAAAAAG CAGATCTGGAAAGTGTCTCTGTGTTAGTGTGGACCACCCAGCCTTGGACCATTCCTGCCAACGAGGCTGTATGCTACATGCCCAATGCCCA GTATTCGGTGGTGAAAAGGGCTGACAACTCTCAACTGCTGCTGGCGGCCACTGAGCGTATAGCTAGCATGGCAGCACTGCTGGGCACAGAGCTGGAGAGTGTAGTTACCTTTACAG GATCTGAACTTGAAGGTGGGATCTGCAAACACCCCACAATTCCTGACAAGGAAGTGCCACTATTGCCAGCCAATCATGTGACTATGGCGAAGGGAACGGGAATGGTCCACACAGCACCAGCTCACGGCATGGATGATTACAGTGTGGCTTCACAGTTTAAACTGCCTGTG GAGTGTATGGTGGATGAGGACGGTAAGTTCAATGACCTAGCTGGCCCTGAGCTACAGAGCCTGCCTGTGATGAGAGAAGGCACTGACAAAG TGATTTCCATGCTGAGGGATTGTGGGGCATTGGTGAAAGAGGAGCCATGTGTCCATAGCTACCCATATGACTGGAGGACAAAGCAGCCTGTTGTCATCAGGCCCAGTAAGCAGTGGTTCATCAACACAGAATCACTCAAAGACAAAGCCAAG GAGGCGCTGCAGAAGGTACGTGTTTTGCCAGAGTCGGCTAAGGGCAGCCTGCTGGTCATGCTGGACAGACGGACGTACTGGTGCATCTCCAGACAGCGAAGCTGGGGCGTCCCAATCCCTGTCTTCTACCACAGAGATACTGGAGAGGCTCTCATCAACAA acacacagtgtcTCACATAGCAAAGCTCttcaaagaaaagaacagtGACTGTTGGTGGGAGCTTCCTATTGAGACTTTGCTGCCACCAGAGGTCCTCAAGCAG AGTAAAGCAGGTCCAGTGACTGACTACATTCGTGGAGAGGATGTGCTGGACATCTGGTTTGACAGCGGAGCATCGTGGGCTGCTGTACTAGAAG agtcagactcCAGGGCAGATGCATATGTGGAGGGAAAGGACCAGATTGGAGGCTGGTTTCAGTCGTCACTGCTCACCAGTATAGCAGTCAGGAACAAGGCACCTTACAA GTCTCTGGTGGTCCATGGCTTTGCTGTCAGTGAGAAGGGAGAAAAGATGTCCAAGTCTCTGGGCAATGTTGTGGATCCTGATACAATCATTAATGGAGGGAAG gaCCCAAGTATGCCAGCCTACGGGGCAGACGTGCTGCGTTGGTGGGTAGCAGAGTCAAACATATTCTCTGAGGTCCAGATTGGGCCAACTGCACTCAACTCAGCCAGAGACAGCATCAGCAAG TTAAGGAACACGCTGAAGTTCCTGCTCGGCAACCTGCATGGCTTCGACCCACTTACTCAGGCTGTGGACCCCAAAGAGATGCACTACATCGATCAGTACATGCTGCACCAGCTCCGTGAATACAGCATAAAG GTTACAGACGCCTACAGTGAGTTTGATGCCGGCAGGGTCATCCGTGTCCTCCAAGCCTTCATCAGCAGAGACCTCTCCAGTTTTTACTTCAGCATCATCAAAGACAG GTTGTACTGTGATCCAGAGGACTCTCTGGGCAGAAGATCGTGTCAGACTGTTTTAGAGGAAGTTCTGGACGGAGTAATCAGATCCATAGCTCCCATCCTGCCACATCTAGCTGAAGAGGTCTACCTACATGCACCAGGACATGACA AAGGGGAGACATTATTCAAGAGTGGCTGGATAAAAAGCAGTTCTGTGTGGCGGCGCCCAGGATTGGAGGAGGCAGTGGAAGGAGCATGTGCCATCAGAGACTCGTTCCTGTCTTCTATTCCCGGGAAAAATGCCGCCCAGTATGACCTCACTATTGCCATTGAACCTGGTCTACTGTTTGAACTCATGGAG TCTCTCCAAGAGGAgccttcctccacctcctcccagcTGGCTGAGCTGATGATGGCAGCGCGGGTCAACCTGACCAGTGAGCTGCCCCGTGACCTGCCCCCAGATGCCATACTGAACCACGGCACCTTCCTCATCAACCTAGAGG GTGGTGTTATCCGTGAGGACAGTGCCTACAATATAGCAGTGGTGCCCACCTCTGCTAGCCGGTGCCCACGGTGCCGGCGATACACTGCTGAGTCAGCAGACTGCATGTGCCCACGCTGCCAGGCCGTCGTTTCACAGGCTCACTGA